Proteins found in one Thermaerobacter subterraneus DSM 13965 genomic segment:
- a CDS encoding UDP-N-acetylmuramoyl-tripeptide--D-alanyl-D-alanine ligase, with translation MRLAMAEVAEATGGRLVAGDGGVTVAGGAVDSRRVEAGNLFFALPGQRVDGHQFVGQALAAGARGAVIARPLAEVLPGGPPPGTAVVEVADTRQALASLARWVRRRRPGLRVVGITGSVGKTTTKEMTAAVLEQRFAVLKTAGNYNTDIGLPLILLDLEDHHQVAVLEMAMRGLGEIARLASIAEPDIGVVTVVAESHLEFLGSLEKIAQAKGELVEALPADGVAILNAGDPRVRAMAARTRARVLTFGVEGGADVRAVAVESRGPGTRFRLEIPGGDAATVELALPGPAAVTCALAAAAVGVVLGLDADAIAAGLGRARPASLRSEIRQAGSWTLFIDCYNASPTSTAAALQALRQVAGDRRAVAILGDMFELGDWAEEGHRRTGQAAARSVDVLLAVGRWAPALVEGWRQAGGAAGAAAAYPDKAALLADLDRWLHPGDAILIKGSRGMAMEEVAGALLARAGAAGSAPGAEG, from the coding sequence ATGCGGCTCGCCATGGCGGAGGTCGCGGAGGCCACCGGCGGGCGCCTGGTGGCCGGCGACGGCGGCGTGACCGTGGCCGGCGGTGCAGTCGACAGCCGGCGGGTCGAGGCGGGGAACCTGTTCTTCGCGCTGCCGGGACAGCGGGTCGACGGGCACCAGTTCGTCGGGCAGGCGCTGGCGGCGGGGGCCCGGGGAGCGGTGATCGCCCGCCCCCTGGCGGAGGTGCTGCCCGGCGGGCCTCCGCCGGGCACGGCGGTGGTGGAGGTGGCCGATACCCGCCAGGCCCTGGCCAGCCTGGCCCGCTGGGTGCGCCGCCGGCGGCCCGGCCTGCGGGTGGTGGGGATCACGGGCAGCGTGGGCAAGACCACCACCAAGGAAATGACCGCCGCGGTCCTGGAGCAGCGTTTCGCCGTGCTGAAGACGGCGGGCAACTACAACACGGACATCGGCCTGCCCCTCATCCTGCTGGACCTGGAGGACCACCACCAGGTGGCGGTGCTGGAGATGGCCATGCGGGGGCTCGGGGAGATCGCCCGGCTGGCCTCCATTGCCGAGCCCGACATCGGCGTGGTGACGGTGGTGGCCGAATCCCACCTGGAGTTCCTCGGCAGCCTGGAGAAGATCGCCCAGGCCAAGGGCGAGCTGGTGGAGGCGCTGCCTGCGGATGGCGTGGCGATCCTCAATGCCGGCGACCCCCGGGTGCGGGCCATGGCCGCCCGGACCCGGGCCCGAGTGCTCACCTTCGGGGTCGAGGGCGGCGCCGACGTGAGGGCGGTGGCGGTGGAGAGCCGGGGTCCCGGCACCCGGTTCCGGCTGGAGATCCCGGGTGGCGACGCCGCCACCGTCGAACTGGCCCTGCCGGGGCCAGCGGCCGTGACCTGTGCCCTGGCGGCAGCGGCGGTGGGCGTGGTGCTGGGGCTGGATGCGGACGCCATCGCGGCGGGCCTGGGCCGGGCGCGGCCCGCGTCCCTGCGCAGCGAGATCCGGCAGGCCGGTTCGTGGACCCTCTTCATCGATTGTTATAATGCCTCGCCGACCTCGACGGCTGCGGCCCTGCAAGCCTTGCGGCAGGTCGCCGGGGACCGGCGGGCGGTGGCCATCCTGGGCGACATGTTCGAACTGGGGGACTGGGCGGAAGAGGGGCATCGCCGGACGGGACAGGCGGCCGCCCGCAGCGTCGATGTGCTGCTGGCCGTAGGCCGCTGGGCGCCGGCCCTGGTGGAAGGCTGGCGCCAGGCCGGCGGCGCGGCCGGGGCTGCCGCGGCGTATCCGGACAAGGCGGCCCTGCTGGCGGATCTGGACCGGTGGCTCCATCCGG